ATCCTATTGCATGCTCGATTTGTGCGGCAGTGCCCGGTGATGCGCTCCCCGCGAGAACGATTAACAACTCCGCCGGTTCTGAGCAGAACGCATCGGATTTCTTTAATTCGCCGACCTCGCTCAAGTGCCCACATATCGCATACTCAACTCCAGAGGAACCGACGACAACCTGCGTCGAAGAACCTCGTTTCTCGCAAATCCACTTCCCAACCGCCCGCAGATGCCGATCTTCCAAAATATCGAAAAGGAGAAATTGCCCCTCCTCCGGGGGATCTTCCTTCAAGGTATCACCTTCAATAACACCTTCTACCTTGCTAATATCCATGTGTAGGACCTTCCGCTCAGAAAGTATCGCAAGATGCTCTCTCAGATCCGACTCGCCCATCGGAGTAACTGGATGGCGTGCCATAGTCGGGTGCCGATCGAGGCGAAAGACCTTTTGCTCTACGCGAGCGAACAAATTGCCAAATACGCAAAATCTTCCGAGCGAGGGAGCCCCAACCACCAAAGGTACATTTCGAGAGTGAAAAACCTCCATAGCCAGATCCGTCGCGGTTCCGATATTCCCTAGACTCGGACTCGAATCAAATGTGCTGCAAATCTTGTAGTGAAAATACTGAGACTCAACACTAGCAATCTGGCTGAAGACCGATGGCAACTCCACAGCCATTTGGGAAGGGCTCATAGTCCTGGATATCCCCGCTACACCAAACGATTGAATTCGCGTTTCACTGGTTTTCCGTGGTCCTATAAATCGAAACTTAGCAACCGTTTCCTTGCTCGGTGAATCAAGGAAAAGAGCGGTTGCCACTCCATAAGACTCGAGAGCCTCCATAACATCAGCGGACCCAGTGAAGTCATCACCGTAATAGGAGAGCAACAGTGGAAATTGGGACGATTCGCTCATGGCTTAGCAAAGAATTCTACGGCTCGCTGCAGATCGGTAGACGCAGACATAGCCTCCCCTAATGGGACTCCTTGAAGTGCGGCTTCCCATGCTGATCGCACACTGTTTACTCCCGCCTTTAGCCCATCGGGGTGGCCAACGATGCCTCCACCGCAAACGTAAAGTAAATCGGGCGACCCAATCGACTCGAACGTGTCGGATGCTTGTCCCGCCCACTGTCCCGAGGAGATGACAGGCAAGGCACGATCTCCGTACCCAGATAATGGATCTAAACAAGCCTTGGCCGAAGCGACTACCGATTCGTCACTCTCACAAAATTTGTTTCTCAGTCCGTTGCAGTGCAAGTGGTCGACTCCAAGCATCCTCCAGATCTTTTGCATTACGGTGTAATTCACTCCCATAAACGGGCTTCGATAGAACATACCCCAACCATTTCGATGGCCATGAATCGGCACGTCGCTGTGCGTAGCGAGAGTCTCGATACCGCTCATTCCGACCCAGTTCATACTAGCCATAACGCAAGTTCCACCCCGAGAGACGACATAGTCGTGTCTCTTCAACATCTCGTCTATCGAACCTGAAACATTGAACGCATACATCGCTTTTCGTCCCTGTATCTGGGCCAGTTCATTGATGACCGTCATCACCGCGTCGACACGTTCCTCAAAGGGAGAATGCGGCGGATCGCCCATCAACTCGTCATCTTTGATAAAATCCACTCCGGCTTCTACCAACTCCGCAACCCGCTTGCCTGTCTGCTTCGGCGACAGGCCCACGCTTGGTTTTATGATAGTACCAATCATAGGACGCTGACTCACCGAAACCAATTTTCGGGTACCGCTGACGCCGTGCCGAGGTCCCACATATTTTTTATAAAATGCTTCCGGCAACCCGAGCTCCAACAATCGCAACCCCGTGAACTGCGAGAGTTCAAAGAGGTTCCCCGCGACAGTCGCCATCACGTTTTGTAAATGATACCCCACGTTTTCGATAGGCCAGGAAAGCGTAACGAAGGCTCTTTGGTACTCAGCAGGGACAAAGCCAAGCGCCCCGGAAACGGGAAGCGAGGGAGCGGCGACCGACTCTAGCTGCTCGATTCGCTCGACTCTGGCCGCATGCCTCCGAGTGAGTTCTTCTGACTCCCCCACTACCTTGACAAATGTTCCACTGGACTGCTCGCCTGCCATCGCAGAAGCCGCCTTTTCAACCGGGAAGGGAGTTTCTATCCAGTACCTCGCTTCAATTCGTTCCATCATGCTTAGCCTTCAAAACTCGCTAATTCTACCACTCGGTGGCTCTTGGCGCTTTCGTAACTGGCCCAAACAAGTCGTACCGTCTCCAGGTTATCAATACCCGTCGTTTCGGCAGCCAACCCTTGCAACCCCTTAAGAATATTGGCCTGCGTATCGACGACACTGGAATGCAGCACTGCATAATCCTTGTCGGCCCACGGGTAAATCTTGGGCTCAACTTTTTCCCACGAAACCCCTTCCCGAGTGGCAACCTGAATTTCAAAATTAGCCCCAAGCTCGATAGATCCTTTCTCTCCTTCGAGCAAAATCAAAGTCTGCGGAAATACTTCCTCACGCAAAATGCTCGCATACGACATCTCGACAAAGCAATGACCACCAGACTCCATCTCCAGAAAGATATTCGCCACATCTTCACCCTTTATGCCGGGTGTAACGCTGAGAGTCTGACAATATACCGACTTGGCCTCGCCTAGGAGAAATCGACACACATCCAAAACGTGAGAGCCGACATCTGCTATGATAAAGTGCTCCAACTCCGCCAATGATGGCTGATTCTCAAATACGGGAAAACTGGAGCAAAAGCTTATCCGCGTTTTGAATACACTTCCGATTAAATTCGAATCTAGGATTTCCCGAACCCGCCTCAGTTGAGCTTGCCAACGGAAGTTCTCGTTGGCGAATAATCGAGTGCCCTTAGCCTCTGCAGCTTCGACCATACGTCGAGCACTCCTAAAACTCTCCGCGAGGGGCTTTTGACAAACCACGTCCACCCCGCGATTGATAGCCTGCAACGCTAATGGCAAATGAGTGTCCACACCCGCGATGATATCTACGAAGTCGAGTTTCTCGGAATCCAGCAACTCCTCGACACTCGAGTAAGCTCGAGGGCATCCGAAACGTTCCGCTAGATCCCGCGCCTTTCCGAGGTCATGATCGCAAACAGCGACCAGCTCTACAGCATTTGACTCAAGCCAGCCGGGAACCTGGAAGCGCGACCAAAATCCAGCGCCTATCACGGCGAATGTTAATTTTTCTGGGGGGTGCATCGGTCAAGCACGCTGCTGTCCGAGCATCGAGATTGTCGAAGGACAATTTCATAAAACGTTAACTGTGACCCGCAATACAAGTTCTCCAGTAAACGCTTTCAAAAGATTTTCAGGTGATCCAATTCAGAAGGTGCAGCTCAATGTATTCGTGATTAAATACAGACAACTCGGAAACTCCTCTATCAAGATCTCGGAATGGAGTCTTGGCTGCTCCGGGATCGGAGGTCCAAACCAAATGGATGGGGGAAACTGGGGCTGGCCCAACGTATCCGATGAATCAGTACTCAGATCTGTAGAGCTCGCAGTAGAATTTGGAGTCAATCACTTCGACGTAGCGGATCTCTACGGCCAAGGCCGAGCCGAACGCCGCCTTTCCTGGGCCTTACGGGAACTCGGTCTGCGAACCGAAAACTTCATTATAGCGAGCAAAGTCGGATTTCTGAAAGGCACTGCCGAACATCCTTACGATCCCTGGCACATGAAACGACAGTGCGAGCAAAGTCTCCGCAACCTAGGTCGAGACTACCTCGACATCTACTACCTGCACAATGCCGAGTTTGGCGAAGAAGACCGCTGGCTCGAGCCCGCGGCTACCGCTCTGGAGCAGCTCCAACAAGAGGGAAAGATCCGTCTCAAAGGTCAGTCCGCCTACTCAACAAGCGATTTCCAGAAAACGATCCCAGTGATTCAGCCCACCGTCATCCAAAGCCGCTCGAACTTGATCGACAATTACTTCACTCAGCCCGGAAGTCCCGTATCAAAAATAATGGAGAAACGGAATATTAGCTTCATTGCCTTCAGTCCCCTCGAGCAGGGATTATTAGCAGGTGCGTATCATCCCGCTAAACCACCTAAGTTCGAGAGAGGAGAAGCTCGCCTGAACAACCTTCGCTTCAAATCCGACTACCTAGAAAAGCTGCAGCCAAAACTCGACGCCGTAATGGCCCAGTTTAAAATATCAAGGGCCGAACTCCCTTCAATTGCTATTCGCTACGTGCTCGACCAACCGAGTGTCGCGGCGGTAATAAACGGGTTCCAAAAGCCGGAGGACATCAAGTCTAGCTCCAAAGCCACAGAGAGAGACCTTAGCTCCGAAGAGCACACTTTTCTCGACAACCTATTCGCCGACCTTCGCCATCCACTATAGCCAGTAGAATCCGTAGGGCTAAATAGGATACAAGTCTTAAGGGCTTTGCCTAGCAACTGTTACAATCTCTTCCCCAAGTGATTTGATCTATCAAAATTAACGGATTTATTTTTTTATAAACTCACTATGCACGACCCGTCTGGTTCTTATCCTTGCACCTGATACCCCAGCCCCTGATCGCGACCGCGGTCCACCTTTAGCGGCTGCGCTCGGGGGCGATCAAGCCCCCCCCTGACATCTTCTCACTGTTTCGGATTACGATCGAAACGTTTGCCCCAGCCCCATGATCATCACCCGTAAAACCAAGATACCGCTGCACTGGGCTTTCTACGCTCAGCTGCCGCTCTTGATGAGCATCTACGGGGAGTTCGTAATCAATGCGCCTTTCTTGTTGCTGATAAAGCGTTTCATAGACAACCCGGCGGCCATCATGGGTCTGATAAGCCTAGAGATCTACATCTCTATCCTTGGCTCTCCCTTCATATCTTGGCTCAGCGACCGCGTCTGGACTCGCTGGGGTCGCCGAAAGTTCTTCTTCACAATCGCTGACATAGGGCGAGGCTTGTGCGTCTTGCTGATGCCCTTCGCGCCGAACCTCATTCTCTTGATCGCGCTCCGCTGGCTATTTGACGCGTTTAGCAACTTCGGCAGCATGACCCAAGCGCTCGTCTACGAAGTGGTGCCGACTCCGCAACGAGGGCGACTGGCCGGCTTCTTCCAATCCTCTATCCAATTCGGCAACCTAGTCTTCTACTTTCTGCTACTGGGTCGCTTCGATGATATGTATTTCATGGGGCCTTTCGACTTCGCCACTTCGGTCAGCGGCGGAGCGGCGATGTTCTGGATAGCCGCCATTGTGCTCTTTGCCATAGCCGCTTACGAGAGCCTTGGCTTCAAGGAAATCAAACCGCCTAACAGGAAGACTTTGCAGGACGACCGCAAACCGGGCCAGTCCGTCTTTGGCTATTTCATAACAAGTTTCTTTCGGGACGTCTGCTCCAAAGACCTGCTGCCACTCTACCTACTGGCGTTTGTTGATGTAATGGTGCGCATCAACCTAGGGCTCTTCCAACCCCTGCAATTCACCGAACAGTGGGGCTACTCGCTTCAGCAATTTGGGAACACGGTAGCGATAGGTGTGATCTTCTCCGTCACCTTCGCCCTCTTCTCCGGCTGGTTTGCGGACCGCTATGGAAAGATGGTTACCTTCGTGATCGCTTCTATCGGGTCGCTATTGGTCAATTTGGCTTTCGTAATCTTCCTTGCCATCAAGCCTGGACACCGACCGACGCTTACCGAGATCGTCGTCTTCTCGAACATCGAGCAGATTTTTTCCATGGTCAAAGCGGTGATCATATTCCCCTTGATCATGGAATACATCAACCGCAACCGGCTAGGGGCAGCCAACGCGGGGCTGCAAGTCATGAGAACGATATTCCGATCAGGGATGGCTGTATTTGTGGGAGTTTGGATTCTCTGGTGGTCTCTAGCCTTTATGCCTCAAGCAGGCTATCGCGTGCTCACGACCTACCCGGAAGCTATCACAAAGGCTGAGCTTGCCGAAGAGCTTGCGCGGTCCGGACTCGGCAGCGATGAAATCATGATCCTGCCCGGAGAACAGGGACACAAGGAAGGCGATCCAAGCCAGATTTGGTATTTGCACAAGTATGACGAGCAAGTCCAAGATCTAGTCGAAGAGCGCAAAGAGCTTACCAACAAAATAGCAGCTTTGGAGACAAAGCTCGGCTCTCCCATGAGCGACGAATCGCACCGGACAAAAATGCGTGCAGAGGTGGAAGCGGACAAGCTACGCTTGTTGGAGACAGATTCCGCACTTTCCGATGGAGCCGCCGCCCTCAATAAGCAAATAGCCTCCCACACGGAAAACAAACGCACCGCCTCGGGTGACCAATTCCTTTCAGCTACGTATTCAAATAATCAGCTCACCCTTTCGCTCACCGCCGTCGGCACAGCCGATTCCGAACTAGAAAACAGATTTCCAAACGACTTGGATGGACCGCCCATCGCACAACACCTTGATGAGGATTCCCGATTGCTCAGGCCCGAAATCGAGGCTGACTTCCAGGAAGAATCCGTCAATATATCCGCAACCTTCCGCCCGTCGTTTGTATTTTTATACCGCGTTGCCAACCGGGTCTTATCCGACCCCAACGCCGCCTACGAATTGGCTACCGTCTTACAGAGCATCCACGACGCAGAGCTCGGCCGAGACGAAGGACTGATAAATTTCCAAGCCTCCCAAGAAGAAACAGACGAAAAAGCCCTAAGCTACGAGCTAATGCTGAATCAAGAGCTCGATCCACAAGCGATCGAAAGCCTAGCCGCCACTCTTCAAGCAGAACGCCTCATCGAATCGGCCCACTACAGGGAACTCTCACCTTCACGCTATCGATTCGCCCTCACTACGCCGTCCACAGAGCGAAAAGATACTGCTACCGAAAATGCAAGTCGCATAGAGGAGGCAGAAAACCGACTACTGCAATTACTGCCCCGAACAGGTGAAAGCATTCCGAGCATGGTCGCAGCGTTTTATCTTAGGGTCACCGCTACACTGTCCTCGGTCCCCTACAATGTGATCGTACCCGAACACACGACCCAAGCCCTCCACAAGGAGCGCGTTTACGAGTACTTCTTCTCCAGCCGAACCCTTATGATCCTTACTGATTTCATCGGCTTTGCTATTATCGCCTTGCTCGTTCGACTCGAACGGAAAGGCAAAATCCACAAGTACGGTGTGGAGGAGGACGAAAACCGATGAAAGACCAAGGAGCGCTCTACGAGGGGGATCCCACAATACGCCAAGGTCAGGACGGCTACTGGTACCACTACCCTCACCTTTTCTGGCCGAAGCTAGCATTCTTGATCGCAAGTCTCGCCCTCCTAGGCATTGGCGGACTAACCATTTGGCCGCCCCTCTCGAGGCTAGCCTTTGGCGAACGAGAAATTGCTCGAGTCGTATTCATCGAACGGATAGACCCCGCAAAAGATCCAGAGATCATACGGTACCGCAAGTCCATCCCTGAAGCAGGCTATGATACAATTTTTCACTACACAGTCGAGATAGCTACACCCGGCCAAACACCTCACCGAGCGGAGCTCGCCATCGGCAGCCGCCGGAATGCATTTGCCAACGTAAACGACAGCTTCGAAGTCATCTTCTTTCCCGGCGAAAAGATGGTCTATCAGCTCTACGAGCACCGAACTTGGGCCTTCGGCATAGCCTTCCTATTCATAGGAGGTATCTTCACCGCCTGCGCCGTGCCTACCTTGCTCGCGGTAGGAAAACCTATTCGCATCGATCCCGAGGCACGCGAGGAGGATTCCTAAACTTGTAGTACCTTTTAAAATACAAATACTCATTCATGCCTCTCAACTCTAAACCAGAATCGCTCATCCTGGGGCTCGGCACGAACTCAGAGTGGCAACCCATCGCTTCATCAAATGGCGAAGCCTGGATTCTCAAACCCCGTCGCATCGGGCAACGCGACACGGATTTCGGATCCCTTAGCTTTCCCGATTCTAAAAAACACTTTATCGCCACACGACCTGGCGTCTTCTGGATGACACCTAAATGGGTAAAAGACCCCTCATCACTCGAAAATTCTAAGCGAGGCGAGGATCTCGGCTACGTCCTTGTCCAGCGAGAGGATAACTCCTGCGTGTTGCTCCTACCGATCCCCACTTCTACCCAAAGAGGTCGGCTCTTTCTTCGCAACGGAATCTGCGCTGGCCTGCGAAGCGATCCGAACACGCCACCAGAATCGCCCCAGCCTGCCTTCTTAATCGCCCACGGCACCGACCCAATCTCATTGCTCGCCTCAGTTATTCGCATCACGAGAGAGATACTACCAAGCTTCAAACTACGCGAAGAGAAAACTGTACCTAATTTTGTGGATACACTAGGATGGTGCACTTGGGACGCCTTTTACAAAGAGGTCGACCAAGAAGGCGTTTTGAACGGTGTACGGAAATTGAAAAAAGGGCAGCACTGCCCAGCCTTTGTGATCATTGACGATGGTTGGCAAAAAGTCTCCCAATCAGACAAACTTATTAACACAGAGGCCGACATTGATAGTTTTCCCGACAGCCTTGAGGGAGTCATTAAACAACTGAAATCTGAATACGGTATCAGTTTCGTCGGAGTTTGGCACGCTTTGCAGGGCTATTGGTCTGGAGTCGCACCCGAGGGAGAAATCGGTCTACGCTACGCTACCGAAACAGTCGAAGGAGCACCCGAAGCCTTCGAAGGCTGGCACAAGCAATTCTCATCTGAATCGCGAACCCACATAACAGCACAGGATATTAACAGATTTTACCATGCCTTCTATCGTGAGCTCAGCGAATCTGGAGTCGACTTGGTAAAAGTAGATAACCAGGCCCAACTGGAGATCTTTACGGACCGCGAGGACTTAGCTGAAAACAAAACGTGTGCCGCCTATCAAAGCGCCATTCAAACCGCCGCTACCCAAGAGATGGGAGGGAATCTGCTACATTGTATGGGACAATCGACGGAAATCTACTGCCGGCTTTCAGAAGGAAACTTAGCCCGCAATTCAGACGACTTTTATCCCCAAAAACCCGATACAGCCCAAGTCGACCACATCGTACAAAATGCCTTCAATGCTCCATTCACATCCCAATTTTGCCTCCCGGATTGGGATATGTTCCAGACCTACCACCCAAGGGCCGAGTTTCATGCGATCGCCCGCGTCATATCAGGTGGTCCACTCTACATCAGCGACAAGCCAGACCAGACCAAGCACGCCATGCTTGACCGTTTAGTCCTAGGCCAAAACCGTATACTCCGTTTTTCTCAACCTGCTCTTCCACTGGCTCGTCAGTTCTTCAATGACCCTCGCCGATCAAAGGAACCCCTTGTCTTGATCAATTCCCACCAGGCGGGATTCGGAGCGGTCGCCTTCTTCAACTGCCACCCCCATGAAACGCTGGACGGCAAATTCAAGATCGAAGAGCTAACGGGTTTCAACGCTCCCCAATACGCAGTGCTGAACCACCAAGATCAATCCATCTGCTATTATAGTCCCAGAGAGTACATACACTGCCAACTTGCGCCTACCAATGCTACCCTCTTCAGCATCGCCCCAGTCTTTTACGGTCAAGCCTGCTTGGGAATTAGCGGGAAACTAAACGGCATAGCAGCCTTGCTTGCTGTCGAGGAGTTTGGTCGGGGATCCGTCCGGTACACTCTGAGCGCCTCAGCCCCCGTAAGCTTCGCATCCACAAAAAAGATAAGGAAGGTTCTCTTAAACGGCTTAGAGTTAGGCCGTGACAAGATACACGAAACAGTGAGCGGATATACTATCTGCATACCTGAATTCCCAAACCATAGCTGCACTTTGGATGTGCAAACGGAAATCAGTGGAACGTAGCTACTGCTACTGTATTTTATTTATTAATACTTCTTTTCAAAACTCAACGGTTTCATAACGCCTACCCTTTTAAACCACCCCAAAATCAAAAACGAAAATGGAACGCCCCTCCCAAAGATTGATCGCAAAGAAACTTGGAGTTTCGATTGCAGCGGTATCACTGGCCCTTCGCGACACTGGTACGATTTCACCAAAACTATCGGCGAAAATAAAAGCGGTCGCCGAAGAAATTGGTTACAAACCCAATCCCATCCTCGCCTCCTTAGCATCAAAAAGATTCAGAAACTCTGAGGCACATCGTGGAATTCCGCTCACAGTCCTGGCTTTTACCCGAACCGCTCTCTACAATGACGGGCTTTCCCGCAGGGCTGACGAGTTAGGATACAATCTGAGTTTCCTATCCACTTCGGATCTAAACCGCTACAGTAACCCCTGCAAGACTTTGCTCAACCGAGGTGTCCAAGGTCTGGTAGTACTTGGAGAGATACCTCATAAATACTATAGAGAGTCCTTTAATTGGGACGAATTCTCGGTCGTGCAATGTGGTCGCTACGCAAACCCAATGCCCTTCAATGTGGTACGGCCAAACATCTTCAGCGCTCTACGTCTCGCCTATCATAAAGCAAGAGATCTTGGATACAAGCGAATCGGCTTTGCAGTTGGACGTCACGACCCCATCATCCAAGACGACGAAGCTCGCATATGCGCAGCATATGGGTTTTCAATTCTTGAGTCGGATGAAAAAGACCGAATCGAGCCCTACCTCGAAGAGATGCACGAAATCGACAGGTTTGTGGAATGGGCCCAAAGACATCGGCCAGATTGCGTTATCGGCTTTCACCTAGGGCAATGCGCTGGGCTAATACAAGCTGGGATTCGCGTTCCCGAAGACATGGGTTTCTCTTGCTTGCATTTGCTCGAAGGCGACACGTTAGGGGATGAAGAACCGCTTACCATAGCAGGGGTCAACCAAGACCAAGGCGAAATCGCCCGCCAGACCATAGACTTGCTCGACCAACAAATCCGTCACCACGTCAAGGGCTTCGTTAAAAAGCAGATGGATGTACTGATACCCAGTTTTTGGCAAGACGGCGATTCCTTGCCAGATAAAAGCGAGCCCGCCAGTGGCAGGCTAGCTCTATACTCCCCAAAAAAGGCAGACTAGCGGCGGTGGCGCTTTAGATCCCTACCAAAACAGTCGAATGAACCAAGGTAACGAAACCACATAAAGTAGTCCCTTCGATCAATCCTTCCACTATCGTCGAGGTCAGCCTCGCTCAGATAGTTATCGCCACCGAACTCGGCCCCTAGCGCAGAACTGATAATATCTAAGTCCGCCATATCAGCCACTCCGTCTTCATTAATATCCCCCGGTATGGATACAAGCCCTTGCTGTATATCCAAGCTTTCTATACGGATCTCAGTTCCTAAAGCCTCGACCCGCAAAGAATTTAAGAACTCGTCGCTCACCAAGCCGTCAATCCATGGCGAGTAGACATCGTCCCTCCCGGTATCGGCCACGTCGAAGGAGCCTATGAGCTCGGCCCCCAGAAACAGCCGTACGATTCCAAGACCGCTGGTCGAGTACAGGATACGGAACTGGTACGCTCCCTTTTCCTGAACATTGAAATCGTAGGAGAGCCAGATGCCAGGATCAATGTCGTATCCATAATCGGAGGGATGCCCGTTCGTCGCTTGCCAGTTTCCGTAGCCCGCGTTGGTCAAGAGCCAGCGGTCACCGATAATGGTGGTTACTGTTTCAGAATCGACTGGTGTTCCATGGACCACCTTGGCCTTGTTTTGCCCGATCAAGGTCTCGACACCGATCATCTTAGGCGTATCGAATTCCCCAGGACGGTTAACGAAGCCCCAGCGGGAATCGCTCGCCATGTCGAAATATCCAAAGCCGTAGCCTCCGACCTCGTCAAACAGCATCTGGTGCTCGACGATCTCGTCCGCCATGCGCATGTCGGCAACTGCCTCGTCCCCTAGCGGATTCGCCCCGCCGGATCCATTGATGTTGCCAAAGGAAGGGCCACCCTCGTAGGCCATCTGCTTAAGCCCAAAGGCAGCAGTAAGGCTGGAGATGTTTGCTTGCGTCGGGTAGGCCCAGTCAACTGCGTTGAACTCGTGCATGTCCCAAAGCGTTTCGATGTCTGCCCCATCTTCCGGGTCAGCTGCTTCGTAGTAGGTCGTCCCGCCGGCACCCCAAATGTAGTGGTTCACAGGTTCGGGATAAACCGTATCCACATAAAGCAGACCTTGGGTGGCTGTTCGGTTGGCGTTGCCATCGCTGTATGGGGCTCCCTTTTGCCATTCCATCAGTGGGCGTACGCGGGTGTGCATCTGGTCATCGCCAAAGACCGACCTGAAGAGCTCGCTGATCTCAACAGTGCGGCGGGAAGCGAAACGCTGCCGCAGATAGGTTGGATTTGTCGAACCGTCATAGTAGTTCAGGCTATTGTTACCCGCCGCCAACTCGGCTTCGACCTGATCGTCGATCCAGTGGTAGGGAGACTTGCCTGTGTTCCACACTTCGTTGCTGTATTCAACATACAACTTCAGTCTCTTCTTCAACGGTGGAAAGAGGGGCTTACGCTGCTTGCTGGTGTAAGGCTCAATCCCGTCGCTTCCGTAGGCGACCAACTGGGCAAGCTTGGTAACGTAGTCGTCGTTGGCAGCATGCGGTACGCAAATCCAAAGGTCCGTATTGAGATCGTTGGCAAGCATGACCAAGTACTCCCAAGCGATGCCGCGACCTTCCCACTCGTGGTATCTCTGACCGCGAGTTGGATGCTGCATAATGTAATCGCCATTCTCGTCGATCTTGTAGAACTTCCGGTTTTGGGAAGCGTTGTAAACGGTATTGCGATCTTCCCAGTTTACTCGAGTGTTATAGCGGTCACTCCAGGTACCCGAAGCGCTCATGGTACGAATAAAGTCGAACGGACGCATCAACCTAATTGTCTCGCGAGCAAACAGCTCCCAATGATGGTGCGGACGATTGGAGCCGATCTTCGAAGGACGCATCATCTGGATATCCCGGGCCCCGCCATCGGTTCCAGTCACGACCATCTGCATGAGCACCTCGCCCTCTTCCGATACGATAACGCGGGCGCTCGTCTTGTTCTCTTCGGCATCGTAACTCAAGTCCTCAACCGTCGCTCCTGATATGACCACGGACTCAGCAGAACCTTCAAACGAAAGGGCATAGGTGCCATGTATGCTCTCGTTTGAAATGACAGTAACGCCAAAATCTTCGGTCGGCCAACCATCGGGATCTACCTTGGCGTAGCCAGTGAAGTCGGGATTGTAGTACTCGCGAGCTTGTTTCATGGCATCCGCAAATAGCCAAACTGGCATGTAGTCGTTGGAATTAGCCATGTTCATGCCGATGTAGTTTCGGTACTCGCCCTCATGAGGCACTCCACCTTGGATGATAGGCAAGCTTTGCACGGAACACCCCTCGAAGGTCACGATGCCTTCGCGATCCTCTTTGCTCCAATTATTGGATACCGTAACCGTAACGATATCGCCATCAACAGTCGCGCTTACCCAAGGAACGTCAGTCGATACGGTAAACGCATCTTCAGTAGTGATCTCAATCTGCTTGCTGGCAGTCGCGTTTGAGAAGATTAGATGGGGCTCCTTAAACGAAAGGCATCCGAGAGACTTGGCTTCCTGGTGCACTACGATGGTCTGCGACTCACAGCCCAATACCAATACCGATGCCTCCCTGCTGGCGAATATGAAATTCTC
This genomic interval from Pelagicoccus albus contains the following:
- a CDS encoding MFS transporter encodes the protein MIITRKTKIPLHWAFYAQLPLLMSIYGEFVINAPFLLLIKRFIDNPAAIMGLISLEIYISILGSPFISWLSDRVWTRWGRRKFFFTIADIGRGLCVLLMPFAPNLILLIALRWLFDAFSNFGSMTQALVYEVVPTPQRGRLAGFFQSSIQFGNLVFYFLLLGRFDDMYFMGPFDFATSVSGGAAMFWIAAIVLFAIAAYESLGFKEIKPPNRKTLQDDRKPGQSVFGYFITSFFRDVCSKDLLPLYLLAFVDVMVRINLGLFQPLQFTEQWGYSLQQFGNTVAIGVIFSVTFALFSGWFADRYGKMVTFVIASIGSLLVNLAFVIFLAIKPGHRPTLTEIVVFSNIEQIFSMVKAVIIFPLIMEYINRNRLGAANAGLQVMRTIFRSGMAVFVGVWILWWSLAFMPQAGYRVLTTYPEAITKAELAEELARSGLGSDEIMILPGEQGHKEGDPSQIWYLHKYDEQVQDLVEERKELTNKIAALETKLGSPMSDESHRTKMRAEVEADKLRLLETDSALSDGAAALNKQIASHTENKRTASGDQFLSATYSNNQLTLSLTAVGTADSELENRFPNDLDGPPIAQHLDEDSRLLRPEIEADFQEESVNISATFRPSFVFLYRVANRVLSDPNAAYELATVLQSIHDAELGRDEGLINFQASQEETDEKALSYELMLNQELDPQAIESLAATLQAERLIESAHYRELSPSRYRFALTTPSTERKDTATENASRIEEAENRLLQLLPRTGESIPSMVAAFYLRVTATLSSVPYNVIVPEHTTQALHKERVYEYFFSSRTLMILTDFIGFAIIALLVRLERKGKIHKYGVEEDENR
- a CDS encoding LacI family DNA-binding transcriptional regulator translates to MERPSQRLIAKKLGVSIAAVSLALRDTGTISPKLSAKIKAVAEEIGYKPNPILASLASKRFRNSEAHRGIPLTVLAFTRTALYNDGLSRRADELGYNLSFLSTSDLNRYSNPCKTLLNRGVQGLVVLGEIPHKYYRESFNWDEFSVVQCGRYANPMPFNVVRPNIFSALRLAYHKARDLGYKRIGFAVGRHDPIIQDDEARICAAYGFSILESDEKDRIEPYLEEMHEIDRFVEWAQRHRPDCVIGFHLGQCAGLIQAGIRVPEDMGFSCLHLLEGDTLGDEEPLTIAGVNQDQGEIARQTIDLLDQQIRHHVKGFVKKQMDVLIPSFWQDGDSLPDKSEPASGRLALYSPKKAD
- a CDS encoding Sip1-related alpha-galactosidase, which produces MPLNSKPESLILGLGTNSEWQPIASSNGEAWILKPRRIGQRDTDFGSLSFPDSKKHFIATRPGVFWMTPKWVKDPSSLENSKRGEDLGYVLVQREDNSCVLLLPIPTSTQRGRLFLRNGICAGLRSDPNTPPESPQPAFLIAHGTDPISLLASVIRITREILPSFKLREEKTVPNFVDTLGWCTWDAFYKEVDQEGVLNGVRKLKKGQHCPAFVIIDDGWQKVSQSDKLINTEADIDSFPDSLEGVIKQLKSEYGISFVGVWHALQGYWSGVAPEGEIGLRYATETVEGAPEAFEGWHKQFSSESRTHITAQDINRFYHAFYRELSESGVDLVKVDNQAQLEIFTDREDLAENKTCAAYQSAIQTAATQEMGGNLLHCMGQSTEIYCRLSEGNLARNSDDFYPQKPDTAQVDHIVQNAFNAPFTSQFCLPDWDMFQTYHPRAEFHAIARVISGGPLYISDKPDQTKHAMLDRLVLGQNRILRFSQPALPLARQFFNDPRRSKEPLVLINSHQAGFGAVAFFNCHPHETLDGKFKIEELTGFNAPQYAVLNHQDQSICYYSPREYIHCQLAPTNATLFSIAPVFYGQACLGISGKLNGIAALLAVEEFGRGSVRYTLSASAPVSFASTKKIRKVLLNGLELGRDKIHETVSGYTICIPEFPNHSCTLDVQTEISGT